TATGACTGCGCGCTTCTTGCAAGTCCATTTCCAAACGAGCATCATCAACAGCTTCCACGACATTTTTGCGCGCAAAAACCTTAATTTCTCCAGTTAGCCGATCCAGTTGCACCCGGACATTGGCCGCCGTTTGAAAATTACGCTTATATGCGGAAATAAGCGCCGCTTCAATCGCGTCAAAAAGCACCTCCGGCGCAATTCCCTTTTCTTTTCCCAGTTGTTCAAAAGCTTGCATGAATTCTGCGTTCACCCACGATTCCTCCTATTAAGTTTTCAGCTTAAAATACAATCTCCAAAGAAACCTTCGCTGCTTTTTCCCTTGGAATAGAAAGTTCTCCTTCCGCTCCGCGCAGAAAGATCACGTCATTCTCTAGGCGCAACAACTCACCAACAAGCATCTTCTCACCGTTTATAGGCGCAAAGAGATGCACCTCGACGCGTTCCCCCAGATGTCGCGCAAAATCGCGTTCCTTCTTTAGAGGACGATCGAGGCCAGGTGAGGACACTTCCAGATAATAGCTTTCCTTGATTGGATCCAATTCATCCAGTTTGCTGCCCAATTGCTCACTAATCCATTGGCAGTCTTCTAATTCAATGCCGCCTTCCTTATTCAGAAACACGCGCAAATACCATTCTCTTTCCTTCACATACTCAACATCTACCAACTCCAAGGCTGTGCCGGCAATCATGGCTTGAACCAATTCTTCCACCAATATCTCCACATGCACTTTTGCCATGGATTCACCTCCTTTAACTGCAATCCGGTCTGCCATAAGATGAAAGAGTGGGTGCATCACCCACTCTTAACGACAATCACATAATAATTCTCATTAGAGTATAGCATCGAATAACCTGACTGACAAGATAGCACCGCAAAAAACATCCCCGGCACAATAGCCGGGGATGTTTTGCGCATCAACGCAAACTTAGCACTCGATAAGGTTTTGCTCGTAAGCGATATAAAGAGATTTAAGTTCTTCCACTTTAGCAGCCATTTCAACCTGCAGTTCAGAACCAGCCGCATAGTCGCCAGCAGCCAGCGCTTCGCGAATACGTGTGAACAAGCTTTTCTGAGCCAGCGTATCTTTTGCCAAGTAAATCCGCAGCGCTTGAATCTGATCCCAATGATACAAATCAAGATCCACTGCAGTTTCCGCTTCATGGAGGCAGCAGCAATATTTAACAATGTCCATGTTTTCGCTAATAATCCGCTGGGTAAGTTCGGTTTTCCAACGCACCAAAGCGCCAGCCACAAAGGCGTCTATTAATTCTTTGCGGAATACGCCGCCTTGTGTCAAAACAGCCACTTTTTCAGGATACTTCTCAATGGCCTGCATGTTTTCCCAAACAGTAGCAGGCGGTTTGCTAAACAAGCGGTCCCGCTCTTCCGTGGTGTAGTCTTCAAACACATCATGCTCGCTGCGGTAAGCGCGGTCTTTTTCGAGATAGAAACCTTCTACGCCAGCTTCTTTCGACAACTCAGCTTCCAGCTCTTTCGTATTTTTACCGGACGTTACAGCCGCCCTGACACCGTCCAATATGCTCAAGTAAAAACAACTCAAGGCAATGTACGTATTGGTGTACGGATTGGGGGCGCGCACCTCAAAGCGAGTAGCGTAAGGATTACCGATATCACGCACCAAGCCAGCCAAAATAGTACGGTTACGAGAAGGAATCGCCGGGTTGTGACCCAAAGAAGTAACAATACAAACCGGAGCTTCAAATCCGGGTTTCAGACGATTCAAGGAATCATTGGTAGAAGAAATGAAGGGATTCACCACTTCATAATTTTTCAGCATTCCCATGATTGCGCCATAACCAACAGAGCTGAGGAAATCCGCCTTCATATCAGTAGGCGAGAAAAGGTTGATGATTTTGCCGGACTTTAAGCGCGCTGCAAGACCGACATGAGTATGTTCCCCGCTGCCTGCAACACCGATGATCGGTTTTGCCTTAAAGGTAACATCCAGACCATTAGCCCGGAATACTTCTTTAACCAAAATGCGAGCCTGAAGTTCGTTGTCGGCAGTCTGTACCGCATTGGAGTATTTCCAATCGATTTCCAACTGTTCCAACACATAGGATAAATGACCAGTTTCGTCAATGCGGGACTTGATGCCGCCAACTTCTTTATGGCCCATTTCCGGCTGCAAGCCGTATTTTTCCATGGCCAGAACTGCTTGCTCCATCGCTGTACGGACTTCGCCGCGGGTACGCTGCCAATATTGTTCTTGCATCACCTGCGAAGCGGATAGTTCCGCTACGTCAGCCTTATTGGTCGGAGTTTTAACCCAGAACTCCAACTCCGTCGCCGAAGTAAAGAGAATCTCTTCGATCTCATTTCCTTTAGCATGGGTAATACCTGCTAAATTAGGATTCGCTTTAAACAAATTCAACAGTTCCGTTTGGACGTATTCCAGGCTGTCCGTCAAAATAGCCCGAGAATCTACGCGCAAATCGTTATGAATCAAGAAGCCAGGGATGCGCAGCGTTCCTACTGGTTTGCCGCTCTCCTCGTCGAAATGCTCATAATTATAGTCTACGAACCAATTAACGTTCCGGTCGCCAGTCATGTCAACGCGAGCGTTGTTCAATGTAGCCAGACCAGTAAGAACTACGGAAGAGCCGTCCGTTTGCACAACACCGCCATTTAAGAAGCCGTCGATGTCATCCAAAAATACTTCAACCGGAATTTTTTCATCTGTGTCATTGCCGGCCAAATCCACGCCAACAAGAGAAACAAATTTAATTTCAGGACGCGCTTCCAGCAACGCTTTTACTTCTGCAACACCGTGCTGCTCAGGAGAAATAACGTACAACAGATCGTTTGCCATACTCTTCACCTCTTAGTTAATCTTTCAATACAAATCAAAAAAATAGTTCGGTATGCAAAAAAACAGACCACCCCCTTGGTTGCTCTAGAATGAACAATGCAAGGACGGGTCGTCATTGACCTCATGCACACCTTGTAATTTTGTATGCTTTATTTATAACACAGGCCATACTTTCTGTCCAGACTTTTTTCGTTTTTCCAGAGGAAAAAAATACGTTTTGTCGAAATGAGAACAATAGATTTAAAACCTTTAAGGAGGACTTCATTATGTTGGGAATGTCGCAGGAACAGTTAGAGCAGGCGATTCACGAATGGTTTGAAAGTAATCAAGACAAGGTTGGCATGTTTATTGAAGGCTTTGAAGCCGCCGGCGCAGATGATGATGATGTGTATCATCTTGTTTCAAAAGTGATGGCTTCAGTGGGATCCACGGTCGCCATGTCTGCGGTTACAGAGATTATTGCCCGCAATAACGCATTGTTGAGTGAACAAATCGATACGTTGATTGAAGAACGCATTGCCGCTGCGCTAAAAAATTCCTAAGCCGCCAAAACCAAACCGCCTCCCCTTTCCACAAGGGAGGCGGTTTTTATATGGACTCAATAAATTCATTCAGTTGACCGCCTGGTTTCAACATTGGTCGCACCTGTTGCGATTCTACCTTGGCTACAAGCACAAAAGGCTTCCGCTCTTGCCAAGCACGCTGAAAGGCTGCTGCAAATTCTGCTTGATTTTGAGCAACCGCCCCTTCAACGCCCAAAGCGTTGGCCATACCTACATAATCAAATTCTTTTAGAATGGATGAACTACAGCGTCCTCCAAAAAATAATTCTTGCCATTGCCGAACCATGCCCAGCGAGCCGTTATCCAAGACAACAGAAATTACCGGCGCTTGTGTGCTGGCAATGGTATGCAGTTCCATGCCGGTCATGCGAAAACTTCCGTCGCCGCAAATATGAACCACCCTGGCTTCAGGACAGGCTGTCTGCGCACCTAAAGCCGCAGGCATGCCAAAACCCATGGTCCCGAACCCCCCGGAAGTAAGCCAAGTGCGCGGCTGCCGCAATGTTAAATGCTGCGCCGCCCACATTTGATGTTGCCCCACATCTGTAACAAATACCGTACGCTGGTCCTGCGTCTGCGTGGAAAGAAATTTCATGATCCACGGGCCATCGAGCAAAATCGACTCCATCTCTTTTCCGCTTTCACACCACTCTTGAATTTGCTGCCACCAACCGATACGTTTCACCTTGGGCACTTTTTCTAAAAGAGCCTGGGCCAACAAACCTACGTTTCCGGTTAAGCCCACATGGGAAGGAATGTTTTTACCAATCTCCGCCGGATCAATATCCAATTGAATAATTGTTTTTCCTTTAACAAATTCTGGTTTTGCTGTCACAAAGCGGTCACTAAACCGACAGCCTATGACCAATACTACATCAGCGTGATGTACCGCCAAATTAGCTGCCTTGTTCCCATGCATCCCTGTGAGTCCCAAAAAGCGCGGTTCATCTCCCGGCACCACGCCCAAGCCCATCAAAGTGCTCACTACAGGTACATCCAAATGCCTGGCCAACTCTCTGACTTGTGGTGCTGCTTCAGCCCGCACAGCTCCCCCGCCCACTTGCATGACTGGTCGTTGAGCCGCGGCCAAAGCTTTTACAGCCGCTTCTAAGCCTGCCTCTGGCCAGTTTACCATGCGAGGCGGCGTTGCAAAACAAGGATGTACTTCTTCTTCTTCCACTTCTATCGTTTGTATATCCCGAGGAATATCTAAGATGACGACACCAGGACGGCCACTGGCAGCAATTCGAAAAGCTTCATGTACAAGTTGGGGAATACGCGCTACATCTCTAATAACAAAGCTATGCTTAGAAATAGACAGCGTCATACCCGTAATGTCCACCTCCTGGAAGGAGTCCTTACCCATTAGGCCAGTTGCCACCTGCCCTGTAATCGCCACAATCGGAACTGAATCCATATGCGCAGTCGCCAGTCCGGTTATCAAATTAGTGGCCCCAGGCCCTGACGTCGCCAGACATACTCCCACCCGCCCGCTGGCGCGCGCATAGCCGTCTGCAGCATGGGCCGCCCCTTGTTCATGCACGGTCAGCACATGCTGAATTTCCTCCTGCCGATATAGTTCATCATACACCGGCAAAATAGCCCCGCCCGGATAGCCAAAGATTACCTCTACGCCCTCATTTTTTAGGGATTCAACCAATAAATTGGCGCCGGTGCATTTCATTTTATCCCTCCAGTTCCGCCTCAATACGATTGGCCAGCTCTTGTGTCGATACCTTTGTATAGCCCAAACGGTACGTATCGGCAGTGCGGTAGCCCTGCAGCCATACGCGGCGTACTGCATCACGAATAGCGCCGCCCACGCCTGGAGCTTCCAGAGCCATTTCCGCACAAAAAGCAGCTGATAAAATCATACCAACCGGATTAGCAATGCCTTGTCCGGCAATATCCGGCGCCGAACCATGAATCGGCTCGAAAAGGCTAGGCCCTGCGCCCAAGCTAGCAGAAGGCATCATGCCGATGGAGCCGGTCAAAACGGCTGCTTCATCGCTCAAAATATCCCCAAAAAGATTGCTTGTAACAATCACGTCAAACCGAGACGGGGTGGTTACAAGCTGCATGGCGCAGTTGTCCACATACATATGCTCCCACTGCAAGTCTTTATACTCTTCAGAAACAGCATTGGCCTCTTTTCGCCACAGCCTCGACGTGGCTAACACGTTAGCTTTATCTACGGAAGTAACTTTTTTGTGCCGTCGTGAGGCAATTTGCGCTGCCAATTGCAGAATCCGATTTACTTCTTGCACGCTGTAACATTCCATATCACTGGCAAATTCATCGCCTTCCTGGCGTTCTCCGTAGTAAATGCCGCCCCCCAACTCCCTTACAATGATTAAATCCGTACCTTCCAGACGTTCCTTTTTCAAGGGAGACGCTTCCTCATCGGAAAAAGCCGCTTCCACGGGACGCAAATTCGCATAGAGTCCCAAGGCTTTGCGCAAACCCAAAATGGCTTTTTCTGGCCGTTTCCCTGGCTCTATGGAATCCCATTTAGGATGGCCAACTGCCCCCAACAATACCGCGTTCGCTCCTTGCGCCGCCTTAACCGTCGCTGCGGGCAAAGGTTCGCCGCATACTTCCAAGGCAGCCCCGCCTGCAAGCAATTTAGTAAAAGTGCAAGACAGATTTTGCCGTTTGGCTGCTTTGCTAAATACCTGCAATGCGGCGTCCATAATCTCCGGGCCAATGCCATCGCCAGCTATAACGGCAACCTGCGCTTCTCTCATATAGCACTCCTTCCAGTTTGCGCTCGAACATAAGCAATTAAGCCGCCAGCCTGAGCAATCTCGGCCACAAACCGAGGTAAAGGAGCAGCCTCAATTACAACACCGGTTGTCAGATTTTCAATGCGTCCTTCTGCGAGGTGCAGCTTCAATGTATCCCCTTGTCGCAGTTCTTCCACCCTATCTCCTACTTCCAGTAATGGCAACCCTATATTGATGGCATTGCGAAAAAAAATCCGGGCAAAACTATGGGCAATGACACAGGAAATACCGCAAGCCTGAATGGCCACCGGCGCATGTTCACGCGAAGAGCCGCAACCGAAATTACGCCCAGCCACCATAATATCTCCACCCCGAACTTGGTTGCGAAAAGAATCGTCGATATCCTCCATGCAGTGTTTAGCTAATTCCGCCGGTTCAGACGTACTCAAATAACGCGCCGGAATAATTACATCTGTATCCACATGGTCCTCGTATTTCCAAACTCGTCCGCGATTCATTTGCATACCTCCTCTGGCGTTCCGATTCGGCCCAGTACCGCGCTGGCTGCTGCCACTCCAGGACCAGCCAAGTATACTTCACTTTCTACATGGCCCATGCGGCCTCTAAAGTTGCGATTCGTCGTCGCCACTGCCTTTTCACCTGCCGCCAAAATACCCATGTGCCCGCCCAAACAAGGACCGCAAGTCGGCGTGCTGACAGCTGCTCCTGCTTCAATAAAGGTATCAATGTAGCCGCAGGCAATGGCCTGACGGTACACTTCCTGACTCCCCGGGATAATAATGGCGCGCACATGCGGATGGACTTGCTGCCCCTGGAGCACTGTAGCGGCTTGAGCCAAGTCCTCCAGCCTCCCGTTGGTACAAGAACCGATAATAACCTGATCAATCGTCACCTGTCTCAAGTCCTTGGCCGGAACTACATTTTCCGGCAGATGAGGCTTGGCCACGACCGGTTCTAATTGGGACAAATTGATACACAGCGTCTTTTCGTATACGGCATCAGCGTCCGCTTCTAGGACTTCATAGCCACGTGACACCCGGCCCGCAATATACTCGCGCGTCACTTCGTCAACAGGAAAGATGCCGTTTTTCGCGCCCGCTTCAATGGCCATATTGGCTACTGTCAATCGGTCGGACATAGACAAAGAAGCAACTCCAGGGCCGTTAAATTCCAGCGATTCATAGCGCGCTCCTTCTACGCCAAGCTGACCGATTACTGTCAAAATTACATCCTTACCACCAACCCAGGTAGGCAGCGTCCCAACCAATTCCACCCGAATAGCAGCGGGAACTTTGAACCAAGTGCTGCCAGCTGCCATAGACGCTCCCAAATCGGTAGAACCTACGCCTGTTGAAAAAGCTCCCACCGCTCCATAGGTGCATGTATGGGAATCTGCGCCAATAATCACTTCCCCCGGTGCCACCAGCCCTGCTTCCGGCAGCAACACATGCTCAATACCCATCCGCCCTACTTCATAATAATGAACAATCCCAGCCTCTTTGACAAAATCACGCATTTCCTTCGCCTGCTGCGCCGAAGCAATATCCTTGTTCGGTGTAAAATGATCTGGAATTAGTGCTATTTTCGCCGAATCAAACACAGGAACACCGATTTTGCGAAATTCCCGAATGGCCGGAGCTCCTGTAATGTCATTGGCCAAGGCCAGATCAATGGGACAGTGGATGATTTGCCCCGCCTGCACTGTCTCCAGCCCCGCCTTGCGGGCCAAGATTTTTTGGGTCATTGTCATACCAGCCATCAGCCAGCCTCCTTTGCCGCAGGAACGCCGCATTCAGAAATCATTTTATTCAGCGCATTCAAGTAGGCTTTAGCGCTCGCCTCCACCACATCGGTCGAAACACCTCGTCCATTGAAAGATCGGCTGCCCTGACGCACCGAAACCGAGGCCTCGCCCATGGCGTCCTGTCCGGCTGTCACAGAGCGTAATTGATAGTCCTTCAAGTCCACCTCGAAACCGACAGCAGCATTTATGGCATGGAATACCGCGTCTACCGGCCCATCGCCGCAGGCTGCTTTCTCCACAATGCCGCTGCTGCTTTCAATTTTAACGGCCGCAGTCGCTGAAATATCGCTGCCGCTAGAAACCTGATGGCTTTGCAAACGAAACCATTCTGGCCGTTTGGCTTGTTGGCCCTCTCCAACCAGCGCTTCCAGATCGCGATCAAAAATTTGTTTCTTCTTGTC
This genomic window from uncultured Anaeromusa sp. contains:
- the rimP gene encoding ribosome maturation factor RimP — translated: MAKVHVEILVEELVQAMIAGTALELVDVEYVKEREWYLRVFLNKEGGIELEDCQWISEQLGSKLDELDPIKESYYLEVSSPGLDRPLKKERDFARHLGERVEVHLFAPINGEKMLVGELLRLENDVIFLRGAEGELSIPREKAAKVSLEIVF
- a CDS encoding glutamine synthetase; protein product: MANDLLYVISPEQHGVAEVKALLEARPEIKFVSLVGVDLAGNDTDEKIPVEVFLDDIDGFLNGGVVQTDGSSVVLTGLATLNNARVDMTGDRNVNWFVDYNYEHFDEESGKPVGTLRIPGFLIHNDLRVDSRAILTDSLEYVQTELLNLFKANPNLAGITHAKGNEIEEILFTSATELEFWVKTPTNKADVAELSASQVMQEQYWQRTRGEVRTAMEQAVLAMEKYGLQPEMGHKEVGGIKSRIDETGHLSYVLEQLEIDWKYSNAVQTADNELQARILVKEVFRANGLDVTFKAKPIIGVAGSGEHTHVGLAARLKSGKIINLFSPTDMKADFLSSVGYGAIMGMLKNYEVVNPFISSTNDSLNRLKPGFEAPVCIVTSLGHNPAIPSRNRTILAGLVRDIGNPYATRFEVRAPNPYTNTYIALSCFYLSILDGVRAAVTSGKNTKELEAELSKEAGVEGFYLEKDRAYRSEHDVFEDYTTEERDRLFSKPPATVWENMQAIEKYPEKVAVLTQGGVFRKELIDAFVAGALVRWKTELTQRIISENMDIVKYCCCLHEAETAVDLDLYHWDQIQALRIYLAKDTLAQKSLFTRIREALAAGDYAAGSELQVEMAAKVEELKSLYIAYEQNLIEC
- the leuC gene encoding 3-isopropylmalate dehydratase large subunit; this translates as MAGMTMTQKILARKAGLETVQAGQIIHCPIDLALANDITGAPAIREFRKIGVPVFDSAKIALIPDHFTPNKDIASAQQAKEMRDFVKEAGIVHYYEVGRMGIEHVLLPEAGLVAPGEVIIGADSHTCTYGAVGAFSTGVGSTDLGASMAAGSTWFKVPAAIRVELVGTLPTWVGGKDVILTVIGQLGVEGARYESLEFNGPGVASLSMSDRLTVANMAIEAGAKNGIFPVDEVTREYIAGRVSRGYEVLEADADAVYEKTLCINLSQLEPVVAKPHLPENVVPAKDLRQVTIDQVIIGSCTNGRLEDLAQAATVLQGQQVHPHVRAIIIPGSQEVYRQAIACGYIDTFIEAGAAVSTPTCGPCLGGHMGILAAGEKAVATTNRNFRGRMGHVESEVYLAGPGVAAASAVLGRIGTPEEVCK
- the leuD gene encoding 3-isopropylmalate dehydratase small subunit (catalyzes the isomerization between 2-isopropylmalate and 3-isopropylmalate in leucine biosynthesis); translation: MNRGRVWKYEDHVDTDVIIPARYLSTSEPAELAKHCMEDIDDSFRNQVRGGDIMVAGRNFGCGSSREHAPVAIQACGISCVIAHSFARIFFRNAINIGLPLLEVGDRVEELRQGDTLKLHLAEGRIENLTTGVVIEAAPLPRFVAEIAQAGGLIAYVRAQTGRSAI
- the leuB gene encoding 3-isopropylmalate dehydrogenase, with amino-acid sequence MREAQVAVIAGDGIGPEIMDAALQVFSKAAKRQNLSCTFTKLLAGGAALEVCGEPLPAATVKAAQGANAVLLGAVGHPKWDSIEPGKRPEKAILGLRKALGLYANLRPVEAAFSDEEASPLKKERLEGTDLIIVRELGGGIYYGERQEGDEFASDMECYSVQEVNRILQLAAQIASRRHKKVTSVDKANVLATSRLWRKEANAVSEEYKDLQWEHMYVDNCAMQLVTTPSRFDVIVTSNLFGDILSDEAAVLTGSIGMMPSASLGAGPSLFEPIHGSAPDIAGQGIANPVGMILSAAFCAEMALEAPGVGGAIRDAVRRVWLQGYRTADTYRLGYTKVSTQELANRIEAELEG
- the ilvB gene encoding biosynthetic-type acetolactate synthase large subunit, giving the protein MKCTGANLLVESLKNEGVEVIFGYPGGAILPVYDELYRQEEIQHVLTVHEQGAAHAADGYARASGRVGVCLATSGPGATNLITGLATAHMDSVPIVAITGQVATGLMGKDSFQEVDITGMTLSISKHSFVIRDVARIPQLVHEAFRIAASGRPGVVILDIPRDIQTIEVEEEEVHPCFATPPRMVNWPEAGLEAAVKALAAAQRPVMQVGGGAVRAEAAPQVRELARHLDVPVVSTLMGLGVVPGDEPRFLGLTGMHGNKAANLAVHHADVVLVIGCRFSDRFVTAKPEFVKGKTIIQLDIDPAEIGKNIPSHVGLTGNVGLLAQALLEKVPKVKRIGWWQQIQEWCESGKEMESILLDGPWIMKFLSTQTQDQRTVFVTDVGQHQMWAAQHLTLRQPRTWLTSGGFGTMGFGMPAALGAQTACPEARVVHICGDGSFRMTGMELHTIASTQAPVISVVLDNGSLGMVRQWQELFFGGRCSSSILKEFDYVGMANALGVEGAVAQNQAEFAAAFQRAWQERKPFVLVAKVESQQVRPMLKPGGQLNEFIESI